The following nucleotide sequence is from Hevea brasiliensis isolate MT/VB/25A 57/8 chromosome 7, ASM3005281v1, whole genome shotgun sequence.
catatatttttaaaatatatatatttagctcttgatatttaaataaatttatagacataaatttattaaattatttttatttttctgttaATTACCAAATaatgtaatataataatatattttctaattaaaatattttaattcaaatatataatatgcttaaaatattattaaaacaaAAGGATAATAATATAGTTAAAACAACAAATAATATAGAATATGAGGAttgttttataataaaatttatattataaatttataatattattttgacatttttagtataattaataataaattaaatgaaaaatttaataaaaaaattaatacacagatttattaaaatattaattattaaataaataaaatttaaaaatataataactaatatataaatttcattaaattttaaaaattaaattataatttattctaaCAATATTTTGATAATATATCCAACAGTACATAAATTCAAGTACTTTTATTTCTCCAAAATTTAATCTCAGTACCTTCCCTGAAAAATACATAAAACTATATTATAGTTAACTTTTTTTAAtttccccaaaaaaaaaaattaaccgcTGAGCAAGCTCACCGATCCGATACGGTATCGGTTAATAGCACAAGAAAACAGTCGCCGTCAAAAGAGAGAAAAGGCGAGAAACAAAAGGTCAATGAAGAGATCACCGGTTCCACATCTCTGACAAGTGGATGCTCCTATCACTTGTAACTCCGTTCCTCCGTTGTCATCTTCTTTCCTTTGCCAAAAATAAAGTTTAAACTAAAGCAAGAAAAGCCACCAACCCAAAACCACTTTCTCTCCTCCATTATTTTTCCACTCGCGAAACCCACTTTCTGCCCTATAAAATCCCAATCAAACCCATCATTATTTCACTCAAAAGCTTTCTTTACCGGGAAAGTGAGTGGGAGAGAGAGTGCGAGAAAGGTTAgatcaagagaaaaaaaaattatatataagagTTAAGAATAGAATAGAAATTAGAATTTTGCTGTATGTCAGTGAAATACTACAGTGACAATTACTACGGTGGATACGGTGAAGTTGCTAACCCTTTACAATGGCCACAGCTCAGGAAAAGGCGACGCCTTCTTGTTGCAGTTCCTCCAACTCTTCCTCTGCTGCCGCTGCTGCTGCAACTAAGGTTTTGCAGGATTGGCGCGTTACCACTGTATCTGACTCGCCACAGGATCCAATCACCAAGAGAACCACCATGTCATCCCTGATCCGCCCTGTTGAGTCCCTCACTGATCCTTCTCCGCCTAACCCCACTTCTGCTAAAGGTAACAACAGATAACTTCCTTtgattctttttgttttcctttttaacaactgcTGTACCCTTTTTTTATAGTTGGATTGTTGTTTTATTTGGGTTCCTATGGATTTCTTATCCTAGATGCTAAAGCCGTTAATGCTCTAAATTTATTACATTTATCTAAGGATATGCCCCATTGACCTGGTTATTTTCTTGTCAACGCAATGAGTTACAGAAAGCAATTAACCCTGGAAGGGAGTCCAAACTTGAAAACTGCAAGATGTGGCGTGGACTTCTCTTCTAGTTCTAGGTTATCTGATTGTTTGATAATTTTAATCTCATTTGAAATTTGCTTATtatgttttcttattttcttgtATAGGAATCCCGATGATGGCAAGGGCACAAACCAGCCACCCTTTGGACACTTTAACGGCTGCTGAAATTTCTGTTGCAGTGGCAACTGTCAGGGCAGCTGGAGCAACTCCTGAGGTTAATTACAGCTATTTTTATCTTGAATTCTGGCTTATAATTGGGTAAATTGTGTTTACCATCCTGAGGTATCCTCAAATTGTACAAACATCTTTCTGTTTTGAAAAATACAAAGAAACCACAAAATAACTTTCACTACCTGTTTTGTTGCTTTATAGGTAGTAGGTTAATGTTAAATAGCAATAACTGCTTACTGGTGGATTTCTGTGTACTTTATATTTTCAAGATACATgggatttttgtgaaatttaaagatACCTCAAGCTGGTATGTGAACTTTGTCCCTtataatttagaaatttattgatggaagaaatgaagtggttactTTATTTTCAGGTGAGAGATAGCATGCGCTTTGTTGAAGTAGTTTTACTGGAGCCAGATAAGCATGTTGTTGCATTGGCGGATGCGTATTTCTTCCCTCCCTTCCAGCCCTCATTACTTCCTAGAACTAAAGGTGGGCCTGTAATTCCCACCAAACTTCCTCCCAGACAAGCAAGGCTTGTTGTTTACAATAAAAAGTCAAATGAAACAAGCATATGGATTGTTGAGCTATCACAAGTGCATGCTGCAACTCGAGGTGGCCACCACAGAGGCAAAGTCATTTCATCCAAAGTTGTTCCAAACGTTCAGCCTCCTATGGTATATGAAGAACTTTTGTTATGGACTTTAAGGTTAAAGAGTTGATTGACATATTTATTGTTAAACTTAGTGCTAAGTGATAATGATAATGATGTAAAAAAAGGGAAGAAAGGAACATTCATTACTAAGTATTGTTTACATGGTAAAAATTGTTTGcctaaatcagacaaaaaagaaTGACCTAATGAACTAGCAAATTTTGGAAGATACAAAAAAGTGCATTAAGTAAAAGATTTGAAATTCTGTAAAGAAGAATTAGTGTTTTTTTTCCTCTCCAGTTATTGTATTATGGACTACCTTTTAAAGTAAAAGATTTGTTTAGGTTTTCCATACATAGCTTGGTGTGTTATCTCTAATAAGTAATATTCTGTTGAAAATTTGACCATGCAATACACACGCACGGGCACACATAGATGCAAATTAGAATAATGATCATAGAAAAGGTGAAAAAACTACACATGGAATTTTACATGGTTTGCCAATGCGCCTACATCCAAAGAGAGCCATCAGCAATTTTCACTATCAAGGAGAATTACAAGTGTCTATTTATAGAGTTGCTAGAGTTTTATTACAAGTAGGAAAACAAGAAACTTGCAATTACAGAAATATCAGCTATCTAAGCTTCACTCCTACAGCGTCTCTGCAAAACCACCCCCTCTCTCCCCCATTTTGCTTGGAGCTTTTagtgtttaatatttttttctctaaaaaCATGAGCCATAAAACTCAATATTCTTGCTTCATCTGCATAATTTCTAACTTGTGATCTTAAATATTCAGAATAAGAAGACTATTGTGCTATTAGGTCTGTTGAAATCTGTACCCTGTTGAGTGTTTTCATTTGAATCTAGTGTCTAGAAGATAAGTTctgtttgggttttttttttttttttttaaattttttatgtgcATTTGAAGTGATTCTGCATATAATTGTCCAACATGGATTTCTTCTTAATTGGCTTTTATAATTACAGGATGCTATGGAATATGCTGAATGTGAAGCTGTAGTGAAAGCATTCCCTCCATTCCAGGAGGCAATGAAAAAGAGGGGTATTGAGGATATGGATCTTGTAATGGTGGACCCCTGGTTAGCTTTACTCTGTTTATTTGTGGATAATGTATTTCATGCTTGTGTTGTTCCTTTTCTGACATTTCAATTTTTGTAGGTGTGTTGGATATCACAGTGAAGCTGATGCTCCTAGCCGCAGGCTTGCTAAACCTCTTATCTTCTGCAGAACCGAGAGTGACTGTCCAATTGAAAATGGTTATGCTCGTCCAGTTGAAGGAATCCACGTTCTTGTTGATATGCAAAACATGGTAGTGATTGAATTTGATGACCGTAAACTTGTTCCCCTACCACCAGCTGATCCCTTAAGAAATTATACTGCTGGTGAATCTCGAGGAGGTGTTGATAGAAGTGATGTGAAACCTCTACAGATCATTCAGCCTGAAGGCCCAAGCTTTCGTGTTAATGGACACTTTGTTCAGTGGCAGAAGGTGCTAGCTTCTTTGTGGAACTGCATTACTAACTAGTGTCTATATTAAAATTTCATGCTTATTATTGGTTTTTTTGCTTGGCAGTGGAATTTTCGTATTGGTTTCACGCCCAGAGAGGGTTTAGTTATCTATTCTGTAGCATATGTTGATGGTAGTCGAGGTCGGAGACCTGTGGCCCACAGGTTAAGTTTTGTTGAGATGGTGGTTCCCTATGGAGATCCAAATGATCCGCATTATAGGAAAAATGCATTTGATGCAGGGGAAGACGGCTTGGGTAAAAATGCACATTCTCTTAAGAAGGtggggctttttttttttttttggtctgtgtgtgtgtgttataGGACCATGTATATCTTCCTGCCTGATTGACTTGAAGATACCAAGTAATTACACAACTGTTATCCTGCAgaattgtgattgtttgggcttcATCAAGTACTTTGATGCACACTTCACAAATTTCACTGGAGGTGTTGAAACAATTGAGAACTGTGTTTGTTTGCATGAAGAGGATCATGGTATCTTATGGAAGCATCAGGATTGGAGAACAGGATTACCAGAAGTCCGACGTTCTAGAAGGCTGTCAGTTTCTTTTATATGCACTGTGGCTAATTATGAGTATGGATTTTTCTGGCATTTTTATCAGGTAATTCTGACTTGAATTCCTCTGGGGTTTCTCCTTTTGGTTTATGTAAATTGGTTTGATGGCACAATATCtttcctaattaattaatttttcttcttAAATCTATGCAAAGCTTTTTGAGTGCAGCAGCAAGGCTTAGCTGCCCTTTTGATAGCAAAATGAGGTCATTGTTGAGTGAAGAATATTTCTATAGTTCGCATTGCTAGGGTGTCTACTCTTTGTACAGTTGCCATCTCTTTAGCTTTTTGTGTGAAGTTGTGAGGAAGAGTTGTTAATATCTTTAGCTATTTGTTCTTTATTTCAGGATGGGAAAATTGAAGCTGAGGTTAAACTCACTGGAATTCTTAGCTTAGGAGCACTGCAACCTGGGGAAATACGGAAATATGGTACAACAATTGCTCCTGGATTATATGCACCTGTCCATCAACACTTTTTTGTGGCACGTATGGATATGGCAGTTGATTGTAAGCCTGGCGAAACATTCAATCAGGTGGGTTCAGTTCACTGTAGTATGATATTGTTGTAATGATTACCTTTTTGGGCTTTATTAACAGCATTCTTTTTCCTTCTTTCCCCCCTTTTTCATGACTGGCTTTCTTGTTTCTCTTTAGAGTTTAACCCTATAATCCcatttttgttctaacacacaaAACACACTCAAGATGGCCCATTTATGGTGCTTCATGAAGGACTAGCTTGGTGGTTTGAAACTTTCTCCAAACCTTGATGAATTTTTCTTAGACTAGCTTGAGAGGGATAATAGTTTGAGAGGGATAATGCCCTGTTGCTGTAGGGTAAATTCAAGGGATTTTGTGGCCCTTAGATGTTAACCCATGTTTTTAAGATCAAGgtctttttttatataaaataaaaagaggTTCAATTGACCTCCCATTTGCAGAAATATACATATGTCACTAAAAAAGaggattcaataattaaatttatgagggATCGATTTAGAAAAATACATATATACATtagagtaatttaaaaaaaaggggtcaattgaccccttATTTTTATTAGTACATCTGCCAGTGACCAGTTTGGGTTTCAGATCTTCTGCCCTTTGATATGTCTTTCTATCTGAAGATCAGAACATTCTTTTTCCTGGATATTTCCTGGGTATTCCATGTATACCTATCTGCTAAGAGATGTCTACTTTCTTTTTCTTCTAGGTTGTTGAGGTGAATGTAAAAGTTGAAGAGCCAGGAAAGGATAATGTGCATAATAATGCATTCTATGCTGAAGAGGAACTGCTCAGATCTGAATTGCAAGCAATGCGTGATTGCAATCCATTAACTGCTCGCCATTGGATTGTATGTACTTGTCTATAACAATTCTTAGCATTATATGCATATtgtttatgatattgttttacatCTTTTTATTGTTCCTCGTATGCACATTGTAGAAGCAAATGTGTGAATGCTTTTTCTTGTTATAATTTGATTGACTGAAGACAATTTTTGTATTCCTATTCTCTCGACATGTTCCTGGAATGTAAGCTGTGTAGGTTGCATAAGTGGTTTGTATGATATTGCCTTTTCACATTTCTTTTCCTATTTTGGGATAAATCACCATATCTAGTTTGCGATGATGACCATTTCATTATTCAGATCAGAAACACAAGAACTGTCAACCGGACTGGGCAGCTTACAGGTTACAAGTTAGTACCTGGTTCAAATTGTTTACCACTGGCTGGTTCAGAGGCAAAATTCTTAAGAAGAGCTGCTTTCTTGAAACATAATCTTTGGGTAACACCTTACGCACGTGATGAAATGTATCCTGGAGGAGAGTTTCCTAATCAAAATCCTCGTGTTGGAGAGGGATTGGCTACTTGGGTGAAGCAAAATCGATCCCTTGAAGAAACTAACATAGTTCTATGGTGAGTTCACCCTGTcttgtttccttcttcttcctcattttttagtatataatataatataaatggaAGAAACTGAGGTAGTggagatgattttttttttttcatcattttTTCCATCAGTTTGCTGTGTACATACTAATAATGCATACATGTGCATGCATATGTTGTGTGTGCATTATACATGGTTGGGTTCTCTACATAATCTGATAGTGGGTAGTTCAAAGAAAAAATAGCAACAACTTAGTTTGTATATGGGCTAAGCATAGATttcttgtgaaatgaatttagatCATTTAAAGCTGTGGATGCATCCTTGTATATTAACAGTAATCATTTATATCAAACTATTTCAGGTATGTATTTGGAGTGACGCACATTCCTCGATTGGAAGACTGGCCTGTCATGCCAGTGGATCGCATTGGTTTTATGCTAATGGTATAGTACCACATTTTACTAATTTGTTAATTTGTTTGGTTCTTGTtaataaatctgatttttaaacatATTATTACGGTTATATAGCACCTTATTCTGATATGTCCACAACTCATAATTAAAACAGGTGCTTGCTTTTAGAATCACACTACAATATCAAATGGCGAACAAATAAACGATGCCTATTAGGAGTGCAATTCTAGTGATAATA
It contains:
- the LOC110640690 gene encoding diamine oxidase [copper-containing] 1, peroxisomal; translation: MATAQEKATPSCCSSSNSSSAAAAAATKVLQDWRVTTVSDSPQDPITKRTTMSSLIRPVESLTDPSPPNPTSAKGIPMMARAQTSHPLDTLTAAEISVAVATVRAAGATPEVRDSMRFVEVVLLEPDKHVVALADAYFFPPFQPSLLPRTKGGPVIPTKLPPRQARLVVYNKKSNETSIWIVELSQVHAATRGGHHRGKVISSKVVPNVQPPMDAMEYAECEAVVKAFPPFQEAMKKRGIEDMDLVMVDPWCVGYHSEADAPSRRLAKPLIFCRTESDCPIENGYARPVEGIHVLVDMQNMVVIEFDDRKLVPLPPADPLRNYTAGESRGGVDRSDVKPLQIIQPEGPSFRVNGHFVQWQKWNFRIGFTPREGLVIYSVAYVDGSRGRRPVAHRLSFVEMVVPYGDPNDPHYRKNAFDAGEDGLGKNAHSLKKNCDCLGFIKYFDAHFTNFTGGVETIENCVCLHEEDHGILWKHQDWRTGLPEVRRSRRLSVSFICTVANYEYGFFWHFYQDGKIEAEVKLTGILSLGALQPGEIRKYGTTIAPGLYAPVHQHFFVARMDMAVDCKPGETFNQVVEVNVKVEEPGKDNVHNNAFYAEEELLRSELQAMRDCNPLTARHWIIRNTRTVNRTGQLTGYKLVPGSNCLPLAGSEAKFLRRAAFLKHNLWVTPYARDEMYPGGEFPNQNPRVGEGLATWVKQNRSLEETNIVLWYVFGVTHIPRLEDWPVMPVDRIGFMLMPHGFFNCSPAVDVPPSSSDLDLKDNGITAKPIQNGLLAKL